The following coding sequences lie in one Salmo salar chromosome ssa13, Ssal_v3.1, whole genome shotgun sequence genomic window:
- the LOC106567474 gene encoding insulin has translation MAFWLQAASLLVLLALSPGADAAAVQHLCGSHLVDALYLVCGEKGLFYNPKRDVDPLIGFLSPKSAQEDEEFPFKDQMEMMVKRGSVEQCCHKPCNIFDLQNYCN, from the exons ATGGCCTTCTGGCTCCAAGCTGCGTCTCTGCTGGTGCTGCTGGCACTCTCCCCCGGGGCAGACGCTGCAGCTGTCCAGCACCTGTGTGGCTCTCACCTGGTGGACGCCCTCTATCTGGTGTGTGGAGAGAAAGGATTATTTTACAACCCAAAGAGAGATGTGGATCCCCTTATAG GGTTCCTCTCTCCAAAATCAGCCCAGGAGGACGAAGAGTTCCCCTTCAAAGACCAGATGGAGATGATGGTAAAGAGAGGTAGTGTAGAGCAGTGCTGTCACAAGCCCTGCAACATCTTCGACCTGCAGAACTACTGCAACTGA